The Chloroflexota bacterium genome includes the window AGCTGATCCATGTGCGGCCGATTCGCGCAGCCACATTCCGCGGAGGAGCTGGGCCGCATCTTCCGGGCCCGGCCGACGGTCGACCTCCCGGGTGAGCGGTACAACGTGGCGCCCACCGACGAGGTGGCCGGCGTCGTCGAGCACCATGGGGAGCGGGTTATCGAGCCGTTCCGGTGGGGTCTGGTCCCGTGGTACGCGGAGGACCGGAGGGGGGCGGCGCGCCTCATCAACGCGCGGGCCGAGACGGTGGAGCGCTCCCCGGCCTTCCGGACCTCGTTCGCCAAGCGCCGCCTCATCGTCCCGGCCGCCGCGTTCTACGAGTGGCATCGGGCGGACGGCCGTCGCGAGCCGTTCGCCGTGCGGCGCCGGGATGGGGAGCCGCTGGCCCTGGCCGGGGTGTGGGCCGTCTGGCGGGAGGCGGACACCGGGGAGCGGCTGTACACGTGCTCGATCCTGACCACCGTCCCGAATGACCTGGTCTCGCCCATCCACAACCGGATGCCGGTGATCCTGGATCCTGCCGACTGGGACCTGTGGCTGTCGGAGGACGCAGGGCTCGCCGAGCTGCGAGCGCTCTTGTTCCCGTTTCCGTCCCAGCCCCTGGACGCCTACCCCGTCTCGGCCGCCGTGAACAGCGTCCGCAACGACGGGGCCGAGCTTCTGGCGCCCATCGGGTGACGGTCCTCGACCTGCCGCCGGGGGCGCTGGTCGTGCTGATCGGCCCGGCGGGGAGCGGGAAGTCGACCCTGGCCGCCCGACACTTCTCCTCGACCGAGGTGCTCGCCTCGGACGACTACCGCGCGGCCGTCGCCGGCGACGCGGGCGACCAGTCCGTGACCGGCCAGGCGTTCGGCCGCCTGCATGCCGACCTGGAGCGCCGGATGGGTGCCGGCCAGCTGACCGTGATCGACGCAACCAACGTCCAGGGATGGGCCCGCCGCCGGCTCCTGGCCGCGGCCGCTCGTCATCGCCGCCCGACGATCGCCTTGGTGCTGGCCCTCCCGCTGGAGATCAGCCTGGCCCGCAACGCCGCCCGGACCGACCGACGTGTCCCGCCCTCCGCGGTTCGCAGACAGGATCGCTTCCTGCGGGCGTCGTTGCCGAAACTCGAGGAGGAGCGATACGACACCGTCGCGGTGCTCACCGACCCCGACCAGGTGGAGAGTCTCGAGGTGCGCCGGATTCGGGACACAACGTAATGTCCCGAAGGAACGGCACCCGACCCTTTGATGCAATCTCCGGAGCCGTCACCAGGACCTTGATGCAATCTCAGACCCGGATCGTGCTGCCCCTTCGGGACTCGAGAATCATAGGCCCCCACCTAACATCCCCACAATAGGGGTTATCCACCACTTTCCAGCCTAATTGCACACTCATCCACAGGTTCTCCACATCTCCGACCAGCGCTGATAACCTGCCCACAACATGGATCCGCACCGTTCCGGCGGCTGGAAGAAGTCCTCCGCGGAGCTCGTGAATAGCTTCGCAGCCGCGATCGCGGCGCTCCCCGAGCTCGAACGTCGCCAGATGTTCGGCTACCCGGCGGCCTTCGCCAACGGCCACCTGGTCACCAGCCTCCACCAAGAACGTTGGGTCGTCCGTCTACCCGATGCGGGCCTCGCGGAGCTGGCGATGTTGGGCGGCACGCGGTTCGAGCCCATGCCCGGCAGGCCCATGCGCGGCTACCTTGCCTTCCCGGCGGACATGGTCGCGAACCCCGACGCCCTCCAGCCGTGGCTGGAGCGGGCGCTCGCGCATGTGCTCCAGATGCCGCCCAAGGAGAAGGCGAAGCGTTGACCTAGGCGGGCCGTCGCGCGAGGCGCAGTACGTGACCAGCTCGCGGGTTTTCATCGGTCTGGCCGCTCGCGGATCACGGGTCCATACTAAGTTGCATGACGACCGAGGCGGCGCTGGCGGACTGGCTGGACCGATACGAGCAGGCGTGGCGCAACAACGATGCCGCCCAGATTCGGGCGCTGTTCACCGACGATGCGATCTACCGCTGGCACCCCTGGGAGGAGCCCGCCGACGGTGCGGATGGCGCCGACGAGATCGTTCAGGCCTGGCTCGAGCAGCCCGACGATCCGGACGACTGGACCCTCGAATGCGAGCCCCTGGCCATCAACGGCGAGCTGGGCGTGGCCCGCTGCGTGACGCGCTACCGGGCCACCGCCCGCGGTCCGGCCCGGGTCTACCACAACATCTGGCTCGTATCGCTCACCGATGACGGGCGGTGCGCGGAGTTCACCGAGTACTACATGAAGGAGCCCATTGAGGAGACGGCCTGAACCGATGGCGTTCGGGGTGTGGGGTTCGCCGAGCGACCGAGGCTCGCATCACAGTCGTTCGTGATATCGCGCTAACGTGCTACGCGATAGCACGAAGCGTTGTGAGCAGACCGCCGGCGGGCTGACGGCCGGTCAGCGCCACCGCCGGGTCAGGTAGCCTGCGGAGCGTGCCCGCCACCCTTCACGTCCTCCACGCCGGATACGTCGACGAGCGGGGCGTCGGGGCAACGGTGAGCCTGGTCCTGGACGGAGCCGCCCGGATCGTGGTCGACCCCGGGATGGTGGCCGACAGAGAGCAAGTGGTGCCGGGCCACGGTCCGCCATTCCGGGTCGCGGGCGCATCGGTATCCTGAGCGGCGTGAGCGTCGATCGGCTGGAGCACTCCGAGGAATGGAGGGTCCGGACCTTTGAGCTGGACTCCAACGGGCACGTCAACAACGCCGTCTATCTGAATTACGCCGAGCAGGTGGCGGTGGACCACGCCGAGGCCCTGGGATTCGGGCGGGAGTGGGCTGACCGGCACCAGGTGGCGTGGGCGGTGCGTGAGCATCACGTGGTTTACCACCGCCCGGCCGTGTACCGGGACCTGCTGCTGCTGACGACCCGGGTCCAGTCCCTGGGCGGGGTGCGCGCCGTCCGGCACACGACGATCCGGCGCGAGGCTGACGGGGAGCTGCTGGCCGAAATTACGACCCAATGGGTGTGCCTCAAGCTGCCCGAGCAGCGTCCGACCCGGATCCCGGCCGACCTGAAGGCCGCCTACGCCCGCGACCTCGAGACCGATGCCGCGGGCGCGTGAGATCGGCATCCTCATCGGACGCGGCAGGCCCGGTCAGAACAACGCGATCACCGACGTGGCGGGGGTGCGGGTGGGCCACACGACCCTCATCTCGGGAGACGGCCCTTTGGTGATCGGCAAGGGCCCGGTCCGCACCGGCGTCACGGTGATCGTTCCGCACGACGGTGACATCTGGCGCGAGCCGGTCTTCGCGGGCTGTTTCACGCTCAACGGCAACGGGGAGCTGACCGGCCTGGAGTGGATGCGCGAGTCAGGGTTCCTGGGCGGTGCGATCGGGCTGACCAACACCCACAGCGTGGGCGTCGTCCACGACGCCCTGATCGCACAGGCAGTGTCGGGCTCCCAGCCCGGCGCGGAGTCCTGGGCCCTCCCCGTGGTCGGTGAGACATGGGATGGCCAGCTGAATGACATCAACGGCTTCCATGTCCGGGCTGAGCACCTTCAGGCGGCGCTGGAAGCGGCCCGCGAAGGTCCGGTGGCCGAGGGAAACGTGGGCGGCGGGACTGGGATGATCTGCCACGAGTTCAAGGGTGGGATCGGGACCGCATCGCGGGTCCTGCCGACCGAGGCGGGTGGCTGGACGGTGGGGGTGCTGGTGCAGGCCAACTACGGTGACCGCGACCAGCTGCGGATCGACGGCGTGCCGGTCGGTGAGGCGATCGGTGCCCGCGAGGTGCCCAGCCCGTGGCCCGTCACTCGCAGCCCGTTGACGCCCATGTCCGCGCGAGCCGGCTCGGAGGGGGGCTCGATCATCGGGATCGTGGCCACCGACGCGCCGCTGCTCCCCCACCAGTGCGAGCGCCTCGCGAAGCGGGCCGCGATCGGCGTGGCCCGGGTCGGCGGCTACGCCTCCCACGGGTCGGGTGACATCTTCGCCGCGTTCGCGACCGGGAACCGGAACCTCTCCGCGACGGCCCGGGGGACGGCTGACCAAGGCCTCACCGCGCCCGCTCGGCTGGTCGTCGACGGCGCCATCACGCCGCTCCTTCTGGCGACCGTGGAAGCGGTCGAGGAGGCCATCGTCAACGCCCTGTTCGCGGCGGACACAATGGTCGGTCGAGACGGCATCACGGCCCATGCCCTGCCCCATGACCGGGTGATCGAGGTCATGCGCCGATACGGCCGGGCCGCGGCCGTTCCCTGAGGTCTAGCCGCCGGCGCGCTCCACGAACTTCCCCAGGACCGTGTCCCAGCCGGTGTCGTAGCCGGCAACCCGATCCGCGGCCGCGTCGCCGTGGACGTCCCAGCCGCGATGGTCGAGCTCGACCCGGGTCGCGTTTGGGCCTTCGGCGACGAACCGGATCGTGAGCTGCGTGGCCAGGGCCGGGTCATACCCGGGGTGCCAGGTCGTCGAGAAGCTGCCCGGTGGATCCCAGGCGGTGATCGTTCCCCAGACTTCGGTCCCATCCGGAGTGCGCTCAAAGATGCGGCCACCGACGGCGCCGTCCATGACGACCTCCACGGCGGCTGACTGTGCCACCGAATGCGTGACCCCCGGCCACCACGTCCCGATCCCATCCGTGAACAAGCGGAACGCCGCCTCCTGCGACAGCGGCACTATCACGCTCTTGCGGACCACCGCGTCTGTCTGTGTGTCCATACCTCTACTCCTTCGCTGCTGACTCCGAGGCGACCCGGTATGCCTCCAGGGCCCGGCCCCAGAACTCCTCCATCCAGGTGCGGAGCGCACCCAGCCCGTCGGTGCTGACGGCGTACACCCGGCGCGTCCCATCGGGCCGGACCGATACCAGCCCGGCATCCATCAGCACCCGGAGGTGCTGCGACACGGCTGGGCGGGTCACGGGCATCCCATCCGCGATCTGATGCACGGCCATCGGGCCGGACAGCAGCCGCTCGAAGATGCGGCGCCGGGTCGGGTCGCCCAGCGCACCGAGGACATCCAGTTGGTTAGTATCCACTAACCGTTAGCCTACACTTACGTGTTGGATTGCGTCAAGGGGTTCCCGGCGGCTCGTATCATCGGCATCCGATGAGCGGCTTCATGCGCGGTCTGCGGTCGAACCTGGGCGCCCTCGAGGAGCGCAACTTCCGGCTGCTGTGGCTGGGCCAAACCGGCTCGACCCTCGGGGATGGCCTCTCGTTCGTCGCCATCGCCTTCGCCGTGCTGGAGATCGGCGGGACGGCCACCGACATCGGGATCGTGTTCGCGGCCTTCTTCCTGCCCAACGTCGTCTTCCTGCTGGTCGGCGGGGTATGGGCGGACCGGCTGCCGCGCAACTACGTGATGTTGACGAGTGACGGCGTCCGGGCGGTAGTGCAGATCGGCCTCGCGCTCCTCCTGTTCTCCGGATCGGCCCAGGTGTGGCACATCGTGATCGCCGCCGCCCTGCATGGGACCGCGTCCGCGTTCTTCGTGCCGGCAGCGACCGGGCTCATGCCCCAGGTGGTCAGCCCGGACCGGCTCCAGCAGGCAAACGCCCTCATGACCATCTCGCGCAGCGCCGCCTTCGTCATCGGTCCGGCCGTATCCGGCCTCCTCGTTGCGGCAGGTGGACCGGGCGTCGTGTTCGCGGTGGATGCGGTCACGTACGTGTTCTCGATGGTCACCCTGGCCCTGCTCCGGATCGAACGGGCCCTTGCAACCGTTGTCCGCGAGTCGTTCCTGTCCGAGCTGGCCCACGGCTGGCGCGAGGTCCGGTCCCGCGATTGGCTGATCGGGTCACTGGTCGTGTTTGGGGTTTCGAACATGGCAATGGGCTCGTTCATGGTCCTAGGCCCGGTCATTTTCGAACGCGAGCTCGGCGGAGCGGCGACCTGGGGCCTGGTCATGACGGTGGGTGCATTCGGGGCCCTCCTCGGCGGGGGAGTGGCCCTGCGCTGGAAACCGGCTCGCCCGCTGGCCGTGGGGTTCGCGCTCATGCTGATCGGTGCCACCCGCACGCTGTCGCTCATTCCCCCGCTGCCCGTCCTCGCCATCGCGGTCGCTGGCCTGGCGACGCTGGCCGCAATTTCGATCTCGAACACGTTGTGGGAAACCGTGCTCCAGCAACGGATTCCGCAGGAGTCCTTGTCGCGCGTGTCGTCGTACGACTGGATGGTGTCGCTCGCGTTCCAGCCGATCGCCTTCGTGCTGGTAGGCCCCCTGGCGGACACGATCGGCGAGGTGCCGACCCTGCTCCTCGCGTCGGCCATTGCC containing:
- a CDS encoding SOS response-associated peptidase; translation: MCGRFAQPHSAEELGRIFRARPTVDLPGERYNVAPTDEVAGVVEHHGERVIEPFRWGLVPWYAEDRRGAARLINARAETVERSPAFRTSFAKRRLIVPAAAFYEWHRADGRREPFAVRRRDGEPLALAGVWAVWREADTGERLYTCSILTTVPNDLVSPIHNRMPVILDPADWDLWLSEDAGLAELRALLFPFPSQPLDAYPVSAAVNSVRNDGAELLAPIG
- a CDS encoding AAA family ATPase translates to MTVLDLPPGALVVLIGPAGSGKSTLAARHFSSTEVLASDDYRAAVAGDAGDQSVTGQAFGRLHADLERRMGAGQLTVIDATNVQGWARRRLLAAAARHRRPTIALVLALPLEISLARNAARTDRRVPPSAVRRQDRFLRASLPKLEEERYDTVAVLTDPDQVESLEVRRIRDTT
- a CDS encoding TfoX/Sxy family protein; its protein translation is MDPHRSGGWKKSSAELVNSFAAAIAALPELERRQMFGYPAAFANGHLVTSLHQERWVVRLPDAGLAELAMLGGTRFEPMPGRPMRGYLAFPADMVANPDALQPWLERALAHVLQMPPKEKAKR
- a CDS encoding nuclear transport factor 2 family protein, whose protein sequence is MTTEAALADWLDRYEQAWRNNDAAQIRALFTDDAIYRWHPWEEPADGADGADEIVQAWLEQPDDPDDWTLECEPLAINGELGVARCVTRYRATARGPARVYHNIWLVSLTDDGRCAEFTEYYMKEPIEETA
- a CDS encoding acyl-CoA thioesterase; amino-acid sequence: MSVDRLEHSEEWRVRTFELDSNGHVNNAVYLNYAEQVAVDHAEALGFGREWADRHQVAWAVREHHVVYHRPAVYRDLLLLTTRVQSLGGVRAVRHTTIRREADGELLAEITTQWVCLKLPEQRPTRIPADLKAAYARDLETDAAGA
- a CDS encoding P1 family peptidase, translating into MPRAREIGILIGRGRPGQNNAITDVAGVRVGHTTLISGDGPLVIGKGPVRTGVTVIVPHDGDIWREPVFAGCFTLNGNGELTGLEWMRESGFLGGAIGLTNTHSVGVVHDALIAQAVSGSQPGAESWALPVVGETWDGQLNDINGFHVRAEHLQAALEAAREGPVAEGNVGGGTGMICHEFKGGIGTASRVLPTEAGGWTVGVLVQANYGDRDQLRIDGVPVGEAIGAREVPSPWPVTRSPLTPMSARAGSEGGSIIGIVATDAPLLPHQCERLAKRAAIGVARVGGYASHGSGDIFAAFATGNRNLSATARGTADQGLTAPARLVVDGAITPLLLATVEAVEEAIVNALFAADTMVGRDGITAHALPHDRVIEVMRRYGRAAAVP
- a CDS encoding SRPBCC family protein yields the protein MDTQTDAVVRKSVIVPLSQEAAFRLFTDGIGTWWPGVTHSVAQSAAVEVVMDGAVGGRIFERTPDGTEVWGTITAWDPPGSFSTTWHPGYDPALATQLTIRFVAEGPNATRVELDHRGWDVHGDAAADRVAGYDTGWDTVLGKFVERAGG
- a CDS encoding metalloregulator ArsR/SmtB family transcription factor; this translates as MDTNQLDVLGALGDPTRRRIFERLLSGPMAVHQIADGMPVTRPAVSQHLRVLMDAGLVSVRPDGTRRVYAVSTDGLGALRTWMEEFWGRALEAYRVASESAAKE
- a CDS encoding MFS transporter, which gives rise to MSGFMRGLRSNLGALEERNFRLLWLGQTGSTLGDGLSFVAIAFAVLEIGGTATDIGIVFAAFFLPNVVFLLVGGVWADRLPRNYVMLTSDGVRAVVQIGLALLLFSGSAQVWHIVIAAALHGTASAFFVPAATGLMPQVVSPDRLQQANALMTISRSAAFVIGPAVSGLLVAAGGPGVVFAVDAVTYVFSMVTLALLRIERALATVVRESFLSELAHGWREVRSRDWLIGSLVVFGVSNMAMGSFMVLGPVIFERELGGAATWGLVMTVGAFGALLGGGVALRWKPARPLAVGFALMLIGATRTLSLIPPLPVLAIAVAGLATLAAISISNTLWETVLQQRIPQESLSRVSSYDWMVSLAFQPIAFVLVGPLADTIGEVPTLLLASAIALAANFGALLVPSIRNMRRLETDPATEVAGEASMPITTGGSVP